The Methanobrevibacter sp. V74 genome includes the window TTCTACGCCATTTATTTCCATATTTTCACCAAATTTTTTTAAAAAATTAAATATTTTGTGATAATAAAGTTTATGAATATATATAAAAATAAAGTTTTCTATTTAATAATCATCATGGAAAAACATTATATGATTAAAAAAGCATTTAACACCAATGAACTCATTTAAATATGGAATTTTACTTAAAATGTAAATTACAATCCAAGAATAATGCCTCCAACTAAGAACAATAAAATATATTCCATATAAAAATTTTAGATGTTTCTGCGTATAAATAAAAACCTGATACTTCTAAATTACAGAAGTTGTAAAATCAGGCAATTAAACATGATCATAATCAAACAATATTTAGACAATAATCGCCTATTCCTCAGATGATTCGTCGCCATCGGATTCTTCGATTTCACCAGAAGATGATGAAAAGGATATCTTATTTAAAATAGCTGATCCATAATATGGCAATATTATCAAACCGATTATGGTGGTCATCCAGAATGAGATTAACCTTTCAATTACAGTTGCGGCTGCACTAACTGAAGATGGAATTCCTGTTGCGGAGTAAAACAGAATCATGACCCCATCAATAGCCCCAACACCTCCAGGAAGCAACGGAATCATACCGACAAGTGAAGCTACAATAAATACTTCACCAATAATGACAATATTAACATTTGCGCCAAATGCTAAAAATACCAGATAAACTCTTAAAATTTCAAAAATCCAAATTAAAAAAGATAATGGAATAGTGTACAACAAACCCCTTTTATTTGAAATCAATAATTTCATAGTGTCTTGGAAACCGGAAATAATTCCATGTATTTTTTCTTCAAATTCCTCTGAGTTCTTCTTGTAAAAACGTCTGACAAGACCAATAATCCATCCATCCACCCTTTTTCCAAAATTAGGATTAATGCACATGTAAATAATACCAATTAAAACTGCAATAATCGCGATGACTGCAAGAACCATTACAACAAGCATCCATGTGTCAAAATTAAAGTATAATGTCATTGCAGAAATTGTAATGGCTGCAAGAACAACGAATGGAAATGTATCTAATGCCCTATCAGCAACAACAGTTGCAAAAGCTTCTTCCATTAAACAATTTTTCTCCTTATACAATAGATAAGCTCTTACAGGCTCTCCACCTCCACGTCCTGAAGGAGTAATGTTATTGACCGCAAGACCTACCATTACCATTGGAAGCAGTTTTCTTATACTGACATACATATCAGCAAGATTGTTGAGTATCTGCCAACGCAAGGTGTATAAAAAATAAGTAACAACTTGAACACCAACTGCTAAAAGTATAATATATAGATTAGCTGTTTTCAATGCCATAATAACCTTATCGATTCCTACAAACCATAACATTATGACTAAAATAAGAATACTGAATCCAAATAATAATATTGTTTTACGGTCCATGATAATACCAACTTAATATTTTAATATTGAACTTTTGATACTTATAAATTTATATAGAATTTTAATCAATATTTACACAATGAGATATATTAACAAAACTGACTTATATATAGTTATAAGAAATTCAGGTATGATAATGGTTGGAATTGGATTAATGTGTTTAGTTCCAATAATTGTAGACTTAATATATTTCGAATTTAATTTTTTAGGATTTATAATCCCCAGTTTAATTTCAATAGGTTTAGGACTATTTTTTACAAAATACTTTGAAGAATACTCATCAAATAAAATGCGCCTAAAACATGGGATGATAATTTCAGCACTTGCATGGCTATGGGCCAGTGTAATCGGTGGAGCAATCATGCTACTTGTAAGTGATTTGAGCTTCATCAACGGAGTTTTTGAAAGCATGTCCGCTTTAACTGGAAGTGGAGTTACCATGTATCAAAATGTTGAAGTCCTGCCCCATAGTATCTTATTTTTTAGATCTATTGAACAATGGGTTGGAGGATTAGGAATTATTGTTATGACTGTAGCAATCTTAACAAGACCTGGAACCGCATCATCAAAATTGTACCAATCCGAAGCTCGTGAAGAACGCCTGAAACCTAGTATTAAAGCTACTCTTATGCAAACTATTAAAATTTATTTAATTTATACAGTGCTGGGAATTTGCTTATATTTACTTGCGGGAATGCCTGTTTTTGATTCGATTTGCAATACATTTACAATTATTTCCACCGGAGGCATGAGTATTAAAAATGCGAATATGGGTTTTTACCACAATGATGTGATTTACTTAATTTCTATTGTTTTAATGATTTTAGGAGCTACAAGCTTTTTAGTCCATTATAAAGTTATTAAAACAAGAGGAAAATCCTTGATTCAGGATTTGCAATTTAAAGTGATGATTTCTTTAATAGCTATTGTTGCCGTTATACTTTATTTTGTCTCAGATATTGTTCCAATAGACTTACTTTTTACAATAGTATCTGCTGCAACAACAACCGGAGCCAGCGTCAATAGTTTTGACGTGATGATAGGATGGCCACCATTCGTATTAATCTGTATAATGGCATTGATGTTAATTGGAGGATCAAGTGGTTCCACAGTTGGTGCAATTAAACTTTCAAGAGTCATTGTATTCTTTAAAGGGATTTATAAACATATTCGTGAAATTTTATCACCCGAAGGCAGGGTTGTTCCAATAAAAATTTCAAAAACAAAAGTAAATGAAAAAACGGTTAGTGACAGCGGAAACTTCATTACTCTTTATATGATTTTTATTCTGGTTAGCTGGGCATTATTCTGTTTATATGGTCACGATCCATTTAATAGTTTATTTGACACTATTTCAATTCAAGGAAACAATGGTGTGATCCTTGGAGAGATAAATTTCTCTCTTGAAGACCCTTTAAAGCTCGCGTGCATATTTAACATGTGGAGTGGAAGATTGGAAATATATCCAGTATTAATTACACTAAGAGCATTTTTCGAAGTATTTAAAAGATAGGTTTATATTATCTTAAAATAAATATTGATTATTAATTATTTTGATGAGGTAATATAATGTATGCTATTATAATGGGAGGAGGTCGTGTAGGACTTGGCCTTGCAAATTTACTAATTGATAATGGTGCAGACATCACATTAATTGAAAGTGATGAATCATTATGTAATGAAGTTGCATCAGAACTCGATGCATTAGTTATATGTGGAAATGGAACTAGTTCCAAATTGCTTGAAGAAACAAATATTGAAGATGCTGACTTCTTTATTGCAACAACTGGAAACGATGAAGCAAACTTACTTTCATGCATTCTAGTTAGAAAATATAATGTTGAAACAATTATCGCACGTGTAAGTAACCCCGAACACGAAGAAGCATTTAAAGAAGTTGGAATTGATAGAGTAATAAGTCCGGAAATGAGTGCTGCAAAAGACTTAGCACAATATGTTACTAATCCAAGAGTATCTACATTAACCACAATCGGTGAAGGTGATGCAGAAATTATTGAAATGACAATAACTAACGATAAAGTTATTGGAAAACGTTTTAAAGAAGTATCCCCTACAAAAGACTACATCATTATTGCTACATATCAAAACGGTGAACTTGTAATACCTCAACCAGACAATACAATAGCTCGCGGAGAAAAAGTTTCTATCCTTGTTAAAAGAGGAACCTTAAAAAAGGTTTCTAAAAAATTAGAGCAATAAATAAGACATTTTAATATGTTCTTTTCCATTTTTCTCAACAATTGGTCCATGACCTGGGTAGATGTTTTTAACATCTAATTCCAATAATCTTTCAATACTGTTTTTCATATCAGAATAGCTTCCACCAATATCCATTCGACCAACACCCCCACCGGCAAATATAGTGTCTCCACTAATTAAGTTTTCGCCATCCCAAAGGCAAATTCCACCACTAGTATGTCCCGGTGTGTGAATAACTTCAAAATCTTCTATTTTATCGCCATCAACAAGCTCAATATCCACTCTAGAGTTATCCCCTTCAAAATCAAAAGCAGAAAGTGAAGTGCCTAATGAATCTTTATTTTTCATGGAAATTGCATCTAATTCATGAACCGCAATCTTTGCATTAGGAAATAAATAGTTTCCACCAATGTGATCAAAATGACAGTGAGTGTTTACAATTAATTCGACATTTTCCGGTTTGATGCCATTTTCTTTGAGTTTTGAGAATAAATAATCCTTGTTATGTCCAGCACCAGTATCAACAAGAATGCTATCATTAATTAAATAACAATTTGAATCATAATTAAATCCCATTATAAAAACAATATTTGACATGAAAGATAGTATAATTTAAAAAGTAATTAAAAGTTTTGAAAAAACTTTGTATAAAAATGGGGTCATAGGGATTTGAACCCCAATCCGGGGATGTCTCTTGCCTCAGTACTCCAATTGTTCATCACAACAGGTACTGTTCAGTTACGCGTATATTTTCTTCAAAGACAACTGGAGTCCCCGATGCTGCCAGGTTACACCATAACCCCACATAACATACAGTAGTAAATCTGATTTTAATAATATATAAATATTTGCAATTATTCAAATTTCATTTGCTTATCAATACCGGTTATTTCATCAATTTCAAAACCTTTTTCAAGTGCATAATCCTTTTCAACACGATAGTTTCCGTTTCTAGTTCTAGGAGTATTTTCAGGTTCTAAAAATATCCATTTAGTGTATTTAAACCTCACCCCAATATAAGGTTTGGCACCGAATATTTTTGAAAACTCACAAAGGGAAGTAATTTGTTCTTCTTCAATATAAATTCTTTCTTTAGTAGTTGTTTTAACTTCAATTGCTAAATAAATTTTACCATTTCCCGCTAAAACATCAGGTAAAGGTCTTTTAGTAGCACCTCCAGAAGCGGGAGCACGCATAGCAGCAAACTTCCTATTCCACAACTTATGTACCAAATCCCTTTCTTCAGCAGATCCTTTTTTTGCCATAAATAACACTCGATTAAATAATTTGATTTTAACATTATATAAATAAAATGAGAGAGCATTTGCTAAGTATTCTAAAATTTGAAAAAATAGTTTTTATAAATGGGGCCGGAGCCGAGATTCGAACCCGAGTCCCAGGATCCACAGTCCTGGAGGATGACCACCTACCCTACCCCGGCATTTATTAAATTAAATAAAAAAAATTGTTAAAGTGCGGGAGCAGGGATTTGAACCCTGGTAGACCTGCGTCAACAGGTCCTAAGCCTGTCCCCTTTGGCCTCTCGGGCACCCCCGCTTTAAAAGAAAGGATACATAGAAACCATTAAAAATCTTAACAAAATTTTTTAGAATGCTCCGGCCGGGATTCGAACCCGAGTCTTCGGCTCGAAAGGCCGAAATGATTGGCCGGACTACACCACCGGAGCACATATAATAAATAAAGTTTTAAGATACCATGGGCCCAATGGGGTTCGAACCCATGACCTTCCGGTTATGAGCCGGACGCTCTACCTGGCTAAGCTATGGGCCCAAAAACGCCATCGACAGGGCTCGAACCTGTGACCAATCGGTTAACAGCCGAACGCTCTACCTACTGAGCTACGATGGCATGAAACACCCAACTAACTTAACCAAATAAAACCCATGATTAAAAATCAAAGACTTTAAACAGTAATAATAATTATACATTACATAGTATATAAATGTTTTGATTTTTCTAAAACTTTTATGGAAAAAATCGTCAACATACATAAATTAGTCATTGCAGTATATAAACTTTAAGGAGCATATATAATAACATGGATTTTAACATATTTGACCTAATTAAAAAAGCCAATGAAATTACTTTAAAGAAACATGGCGATTTAATAACTCTGGAAAGAGCAGTATTCTTATCTTGGTGGTGTAATAAAGGAGATTGTACCTTTTGTTATATGTCCACACAAAAAGATAAAATAAAAGATCCAAAGAAAGCTAGAAGAAATATTAATAATATATATGCTGAAGCTGAAATGTGCAGACGCCTTGATTGGAATATAGAATTCCTATCTGGAGGATACGAATCCTTTACAACTCAAGAAATTAAAGAAATCGCCACAAATATAAAGAATATCACTGGAGATGGAGTTTGGTTAAATACTGGAATTACTGATGAATTAAATCAGTACAGTTCAGAAATTAAAGGTATAACCGGTGCAGTTGAGGTAGCTAATCCCAAAATACACAAGAAAGTTTGTCCCTCTAAAAAATTAGATGACATTAGTAATATGTTAGATATTGCAGGAGATTTAGGATTTAAAAAGGCAATTACAATAATTTTAGGTCTTGGAGAAACTCTTGATGATGTTTCATATATAATCGATTATATTAGAGATCATAAAATTGATAGAGTAATCTTTTATTCGCTTAATCCTCACAAAGACACCATTTATGCAAATTCCTCACAACCCCCTTCACTTTATTATGCTCAAGTTGTAGCACAAGTAAGGTTAGCCTTCCCAGATATTGAAATAATCTGCGGAACATGGATTGATAATCTAGCAAATATCGGAATATTGATTCTGAGTGGAGCAAATGGAATAACCAAATTCCCCTTGTTTAAAATGTTTGGAACAAAATATGGTAAAAGAGTTGAAGAAGAAGTTAAATGGGCTGGAAGACAATTAAAAGGAACATTCACTAATAAAACCCAATTGGGATCTAAAGAAAGTGAAGTTTCCCCTGAGTTGGATAAATTCATTAAACGATATGTTAAAGAATCTTTAAAAAATAAATATTAATTA containing:
- a CDS encoding UPF0104 family protein, yielding MDRKTILLFGFSILILVIMLWFVGIDKVIMALKTANLYIILLAVGVQVVTYFLYTLRWQILNNLADMYVSIRKLLPMVMVGLAVNNITPSGRGGGEPVRAYLLYKEKNCLMEEAFATVVADRALDTFPFVVLAAITISAMTLYFNFDTWMLVVMVLAVIAIIAVLIGIIYMCINPNFGKRVDGWIIGLVRRFYKKNSEEFEEKIHGIISGFQDTMKLLISNKRGLLYTIPLSFLIWIFEILRVYLVFLAFGANVNIVIIGEVFIVASLVGMIPLLPGGVGAIDGVMILFYSATGIPSSVSAAATVIERLISFWMTTIIGLIILPYYGSAILNKISFSSSSGEIEESDGDESSEE
- a CDS encoding TrkH family potassium uptake protein gives rise to the protein MVGIGLMCLVPIIVDLIYFEFNFLGFIIPSLISIGLGLFFTKYFEEYSSNKMRLKHGMIISALAWLWASVIGGAIMLLVSDLSFINGVFESMSALTGSGVTMYQNVEVLPHSILFFRSIEQWVGGLGIIVMTVAILTRPGTASSKLYQSEAREERLKPSIKATLMQTIKIYLIYTVLGICLYLLAGMPVFDSICNTFTIISTGGMSIKNANMGFYHNDVIYLISIVLMILGATSFLVHYKVIKTRGKSLIQDLQFKVMISLIAIVAVILYFVSDIVPIDLLFTIVSAATTTGASVNSFDVMIGWPPFVLICIMALMLIGGSSGSTVGAIKLSRVIVFFKGIYKHIREILSPEGRVVPIKISKTKVNEKTVSDSGNFITLYMIFILVSWALFCLYGHDPFNSLFDTISIQGNNGVILGEINFSLEDPLKLACIFNMWSGRLEIYPVLITLRAFFEVFKR
- a CDS encoding TrkA family potassium uptake protein, which encodes MYAIIMGGGRVGLGLANLLIDNGADITLIESDESLCNEVASELDALVICGNGTSSKLLEETNIEDADFFIATTGNDEANLLSCILVRKYNVETIIARVSNPEHEEAFKEVGIDRVISPEMSAAKDLAQYVTNPRVSTLTTIGEGDAEIIEMTITNDKVIGKRFKEVSPTKDYIIIATYQNGELVIPQPDNTIARGEKVSILVKRGTLKKVSKKLEQ
- a CDS encoding MBL fold metallo-hydrolase produces the protein MSNIVFIMGFNYDSNCYLINDSILVDTGAGHNKDYLFSKLKENGIKPENVELIVNTHCHFDHIGGNYLFPNAKIAVHELDAISMKNKDSLGTSLSAFDFEGDNSRVDIELVDGDKIEDFEVIHTPGHTSGGICLWDGENLISGDTIFAGGGVGRMDIGGSYSDMKNSIERLLELDVKNIYPGHGPIVEKNGKEHIKMSYLLL
- the hjc gene encoding Holliday junction resolvase Hjc; the protein is MAKKGSAEERDLVHKLWNRKFAAMRAPASGGATKRPLPDVLAGNGKIYLAIEVKTTTKERIYIEEEQITSLCEFSKIFGAKPYIGVRFKYTKWIFLEPENTPRTRNGNYRVEKDYALEKGFEIDEITGIDKQMKFE
- a CDS encoding radical SAM protein, with amino-acid sequence MDFNIFDLIKKANEITLKKHGDLITLERAVFLSWWCNKGDCTFCYMSTQKDKIKDPKKARRNINNIYAEAEMCRRLDWNIEFLSGGYESFTTQEIKEIATNIKNITGDGVWLNTGITDELNQYSSEIKGITGAVEVANPKIHKKVCPSKKLDDISNMLDIAGDLGFKKAITIILGLGETLDDVSYIIDYIRDHKIDRVIFYSLNPHKDTIYANSSQPPSLYYAQVVAQVRLAFPDIEIICGTWIDNLANIGILILSGANGITKFPLFKMFGTKYGKRVEEEVKWAGRQLKGTFTNKTQLGSKESEVSPELDKFIKRYVKESLKNKY